Within Oreochromis niloticus isolate F11D_XX linkage group LG2, O_niloticus_UMD_NMBU, whole genome shotgun sequence, the genomic segment CCCtgctgtctgtgaaggttctcagtcatccaggtcatcgtagtcaaaggagtttgcaaagaaaagcgtctggacttctttaagttgcttgaagacgtttcacctctcatccgagaagcttcttcagttctaaggtcaaatggccgagagtcccagatttaaacccagtgggagtatccccccaaggagggacaaaggaccccctggtgatcctctaatcacatgcgccaaggtgtgaaagcgggtgtgggacctaatcagccagggttgaCAGCCCCTGCTGTCCCACAAATGAAGGAATATCCAGAAACTCTGTTCTGATGGCTGAAATGAGTTCTACTTCTTGCAGTGCATAGTGCTACCTTTCATCTTTCTGTGGTTGTGAAAATAGCATTTAGAATGACATTTATCTATTGTTTTTATTCACTAatcatgttttaatttttagcaACATAAACTGTATTCCCATGGGAAGCTCTgagttttttctgcatttttttcagTGGAAACTGATATAACAAATGTTGTGATTGTAAGTAGTCTTTTCATTTCTCACATTCATTTTCACATAATACATACTAAAAAAATACTCAACCGACCAGAAACTGCTGTTTGTACTAAATTGTATTCAAGGATTGTCAGACTGTTTACAAGTGCTTGGAATTAACAGCACTGATAATATTCTGTCCTGCATCGATCATCTGGGACAACATGTATTCACCACCTTCACAGCTTATTTGTACTTCAAGCTAACGAAAAGGAAGTTTAAAAAACATGGCCGGAGTCTCTAAAGTTTGCCAGGCTAttgacaataaataaatgtgtaaatagaGTATACAAAATAGTGTAAAAATCCTATATCAAAATATTGTgttgtaaataaagtttattatgcTAAATATCTATGTATGTTCATATATGGTCTGAgtctaattttgttttttgttgtgttctTCCTCTTGGCCAGGGTTGTCCAACCCCACGCctcaagggctggtgtcctgcaggttttagatatcactcCGTGTGAacacacatgaatcaaatgattagttaattcaggcctctggagaatttcaagacatgttgaggaggtcatttagccatttaagtcagctgtgttggatcaaggacacatctaaaacctgcaggacactggcccttgaagcctggagttggccacccctgctctaagcagtgtccctcatgctgtgtgccCTGCGATCCATTTATCCCACCATGTGAGCCTAGTTCAATAATTCCAGTTTCCACATTGATTGGATTATTTACTATTAtgtattttagtttttgtttgtttaataataAAGCTGAGTTTAACTTCTATCTTTGGGTCTTAACCTGCCTGCTATACGGCCACTGTGACACAGGAAGCATGATGTTTAGAGTGCGAAACAATAGCACaatgtgactgttcatatttGATCAAGTTGTACAGTTTCAGAGCTTCTGCTTATAAGAAGATCTGTCTACTTGCTTTGCCATGTTTTGAAAATTCAACCAGCAATTTTGTAAACAAAACATCTCAAaacctttgtttttaaatggatACATGGACTGATACTGTGATGAGGTCAGAAACTGCAATAGATTTCAAACTTATATGACCACTGTAAAACTGTTACCTGTTAAATAGGTCAGTACAAGAAAGTGTGGATAATGATCATAATTATTATTACAGCAAGTGTAAAATACCCTAAAACACAATTTCATATCAAGAGCTGTTTCTGTTGGGTTTCTCTAATACCTTTAGGGCCTGATCTTTGTGGATAAATTGCTTTGAGAGGTCCAATGAAAACTGCAGTCAATAAAATCACATTAAACTGAACATGGTCAGACAAAGCTTTAACTGGCCAAGAACAAATGTTACAGCAGCATTATTAATATGTATCACTGGAGGGAGCCATTAAGTGAGAGATTTACAATAATTGTCTTGGTTTTATGCCTTCAATGTTCAGGTCTTAAAATGAAATGAGAAGCACTCAGAGTGTGCAAACCTCTAATAAGACATCTGCTTTTAAAGGAATAGTATTGtactcattttgttttctttgtttcctttaaatgtttttgaaaagtttgtagtgcaataaaattgaatagaatagccctttattgtcattgtacatgtacaacaaaattgtgggtgctccacaccaCCTGTACATGAACAAAATGGAGAAAAGATGGAGAGAACATGTTAATGGAGGATTTTTAGTGACTTATCAACCACAGCACATTGACCATTGGAGGTTTCACAAGCAACAAGTTGAATAATGAAAAACCTAAGCCAACTCCACCCTTTTTTGCATAGCCTAGCACACCTGACAACAATGGTGTGGGGGGTCTGGGTGGAGGCACAGGAGAGACACATAGCTACTCTCAGCTCATGCTTGAAGGTGACAGTTTGTGGCAATAATGTTCACTTTCTTGGGTTGTCAGGACAAGtggttaaaaaatgtttactttATTGATAATTTGCCTGTTCAAGTTATGTTTTGCGTGGAATGTTCTGTGATCATGACTTGTGTTTCTATAAATGATTCTATGGTTGTTATTATTCTTTGTCAAAAACATGCAGTGGTTGTTCAGCAGAGCATGAAGAAACTTTCGATATTTGCATACACTATATACTACCATGGAAGCCACATCTTGTGACATGAGCATgatgttttatttagttttatctgGGCATTTGCTTATACTGAACCTGCATGACTTTCTCATGTTTGTTTTCACTGGTTTTAACAGTGTTAAAAGTCAGCTGTTGTGAGAATTCCTGACAACAATTGTGAAAATAGGCTTTTACAgttattttgtacttttttcctcttttttttacaATAGGAGACTACTTCAGTTCTTTGCGGTGCAGAACGCCACTAAGGGAACACTTGATCAAGTGATGAAAATACATCTATTGAAGGTAGAAAAATGTAGAGAATATGAACAGTTCTGTCTGTTCTGTCTGTTCTTTTTTCCTTGAAAGCACAGATGGTTTCTATTGAGGCAATTCAGTGAATTTAGGGCACATGCACCACTCTCACTGATGACATGATGTTGCTCACCAAACAGTTTCTCTCTTGTCTCCCCTGTGGGACATGGTCAACGAGGGCCCTCCCTACTGCTCCCCAGGATGGGGGAACTTGATTCCAGGGTGTGACTACTGGGTATTCTGTTGACCTCCTCCTTTGGGGTTTGCGGTCTGGGGTATTTAACCCCTTTAGCATGGGGGAGGGGCTGCCAGGTGTCGGGCAGTTCTCGTATGGTTGGGACTCTTTTCTTGACTCATGGTGGGAGGGTCAACTTATGGTGGGGTAGGTTCTCTGCCTCTGGTTCTCTAATGTTCTCACCCTTTAGCCGTGAGTGCTTCATCTGGGCATCCCTCTTCCCTCTGCTGTGGTGGACACGTATTTGTCATCAAGACCTGTGCCTTGGGTCTTGAGTACTCTTGCACTGCAGATGACCCTGGTATTCTGGTCTTTCTCGGCCAGCCTCTAGCTCCTGGGGTGAGTGTTATTGTGCCTACTCACCCTTATTATCAAGTAGAGAAAGTGAAAGAGAAAGTCCAAAGTGGCAGAGAATATGTAAGGGTGGTGCGGGACATTTATGAGGACAGCAAGGAAGTTCTGTTGTATGCAGTAGGACTGAAAGATGGGTTTGAGGTGGGGATTGAACCCCTCCATGCTTGTAGTGGTGATAGATTGGTTGATAGATGAAGTCGGGCAAGAATGTCTGTGGACTACGAGGGTTGCAGATGACACTGGAATCTGTGGTGAGAGTATTAAGCAGGtggaattcaattcaattcagtgttatttatttatatagcaccacatcacaacaaaagttgcctcagtCCACATTATATTGTATGGTAAaaaccctacagtaatacaaagaaatgaTATGACCCCTGTTCAAGTGCTTTGTGACAGAGTGACCCCTTTTAACAGGacgaaacctccagcagaacaagGCCTAGAGAGGGGCGTCCATCTGTCGCGACCAGCCAAGGGGGAGCAgatgaagacaggacaaagagaCACTGTAGACGAGAGCCAAAGattaataaaaactaataattaaatCCAGATTGGTGAGACAGACATAGTGAAATGGAGTCTGAAGTGGTGGAGATATGCTCTTGAGAGCATAAGAGTGAAATTCATTAGAAACAAGACATAATGCATGTGTGTGGATGTCAGGGAGATGGGTGAAAAGGtaaaaaatgcaacaagaaTAGTGAGAGTGCAtgaatttaaatgacaaaaaataggTTAGGAAGAGAGGAGGTGAGGAAAAGAGTGGTGACAGGGTGAAGTGGGTGTAGATGAGTGTCTGGGGTGATATGttacagaaggatagcagcaagagtgaaagggaagctTTATGAGAtggtgagacctgctatgaagTATGGTTTAGGGAGTGTGGCACTGTAAAAAAGCGCAGAGCTAAAGGtttcagagctgaagatgttTCAATTTCCTCTGGGAGTAACCAGGATGGACAGAACTAAAAATGAGTATATGAGaaggacagctcaggttgagcattATGAAGAGAAAGTTAGAGTTAGTGTTAGGGATGCAAAAGTGGGGTCAGATTATGTCTGCTCTCCCCCTCACTTCTCACCGCCATGAGCTGCTTCACTTTTTGCCTACGAGCATGTCTAgcgatttagctggacatgtgCTGCAGCGATTGTGAAGTGGAGACTGCAGCTGCTGAGAGTCCACTACTGCTGAACCTTTGGATGGCCAATCTGACCACTACCGGCACACTTTTGCACCGGAGGTTTTCATAAAGCTTATATTTTGGTATTTCCGTTGATCCGTACAATAAATTTGCAATAAATTAGCTAAATATTTAGTTTCctgtaacatttagatttaacattaaacatttagatttaaatataatatttagatttaacattaaacatttagattaaaatataatatttagatttaacatttagatttgacatttaaaattgggttttaaaaatgaaaagttacaaatattttactaaatgttgtaaaaaatgactcgaaaaaacatgtttttgtaaggttttgagctaaatgtggaaaaatgttgccattaatttcagcatgtttcactttacaaaCGGTGCCCCTTACGTTTCGATGTACCATTTGCTGTAACTGTGACTGACTGCAACTATAATTGCGGCCGATATAGCTGTTGTATGATGTGGctaattaatatttatttttatttttttctgtaattatctaatgaattactatttctatcgttacaatGCTATTAcggttactaacaagaaaatgcgctGTGGATGCGTAACTATTTttcaacacagagacacaatcgtttgtaaaaaaaagaaaagaaatctatttaaaaataaaacacctaAAATGTACCTAATTTGGTTAATAAATGGTTAATTGATTGTTATATTATATAAATTATTTcctacatttttcatttaacattGATTATAATGAAAATTGTGCTCTTCGAAAACAATGTAACACAGAAGAGCCTAATGTGAAATGAGTCAATTTATTATGAGCCTGAGGCACCACGTTACAAAtagataaaatcagtaaatATCAGTCAGTTGAGATATACACTGTCCATGTTTTTTCATTGATAATTATTATAGTCAATTATTTAATTAACTTTTGATCTTGTTCTGTAAATAAGCCATCCAGCCTACCCTAATCCTCCCCCCGCAAGTGAGAGAGGAAATCAGTCATGACCATGTGCACCCTGGCTTATTGCTCACATTGAACTTAAAATGCTAGAGAGCCAAATGCCAATGGGTGATTTGGGCGTTGGCATTGTTCATGTGATGGAGCCTATACAGGTTGTAATGCACCTGGCCTCTTGCTCTCACAATTTCCAGCTGATGTAGAATACAGTGTGGTTGATCCCTTTACCTCCTGGATCAAAATGGAAACCAGACCTCTGTCCGATGTCTGCATGAAAAATGAGGGAAACGTTAAGAGTGTTGAGCAGGGGTTCCCCAGAGAGAGGCTTCTTTGCCTGCTCGAATGCTGTATTGCAATGCTCCATCACCAGAACAGATCTGGTGCACCCGGAAGAGGTCAGTTAAGGGGCTGGTCTGCAAAGTTTGGCACAAACCAGCAGTAATAACCAGTCAGCCCTAAGAACCGCTCCAACTCATGTtgtgagtcctgcgtttgggtccaatcctgcctgccacacagcactaCATGACAGTGATGAACTGATTAGATATTTCAAACCTACCCACCCACTGTGAAGATGTCACATAGAAGAAAAGTTGTAAAGAATTCAGAACAAATAAGCTGACAAATTGCTTCATGTTTGTAATTTCCAAAATTCCTTCTGATTATAAAGGAaatattgttcttatttttatgATATATTACTACAAAAATCAGTcccatatatataaatacaatttggTATGGACAGCCATTACTGGTGGGCTTCTCTAATACTGTGAAAGTGTGGAAAGTGTAGAAAGTAAATAATAGGAAGGGAACTACGATTCAACTGACTGTTAATAAAGTCTAAAAAGCTGTTTAATTCTTTAACACTAGAGcaggggtagggaactccaagcctcgagggccggtgtcctgcaagttttagatgtgtccttgatccaacacagctgattcaaattgctaaattacctcttcaacatgtcttgaagttctccagagccCTGGTagtgaactaatcatttgatacAGGtgtgcaggacaccggctcacgaggcctggagttccctacccctgCAGTAGAGGGTGCCATGtaagtaataataattaaatacaaaattaaaataataataataataataaatactgagCTAGTCGTTATTCTATTAGTACTTCAGTGTTCAGTTTTTAACCCTTGTGACCTTTGCACACCTTCCTGTACAAAAATGCACATCTGCCATGAAATTCTCATATAACAATAtatctttttgcttttttccataAATCACTTAATAAGCTTAAGTCCTTTTCCAAATGATCAAACGTTAAATTATTTTCAGGATTTTAACCCTTGAAATGCCAGTTTAATGGAGCCGTGTCAGTACCAGGGAGCCCCaagaatttgtgtgtgaaaTAATCAACATCTGATAATCAATGGGGACATTTATTATGCAAACTGCAACAACACTGAAAACTTCAacaacagaagaaaacacaacagaacaTATGAAATATGAACACATTTGAAACCAAAATATCCAGGCTTTGGATACGTGATGTATGAGTGTGTTTGAGAGAAAGACATAAATGGATTGAGAGACgatatgtctctctctctctgtctgtctgtctgtgtgtgttgtgtgcatgtgcgtgtttGTTTACTGCATTTCCAGCAGTAGGCCAGCAGGTCCTGCATcatacagtgatgtgaaacCTTTGACAGCATTAAAACAAGAGCATTAATTTAGTTGTTCAGTAAATTGTTCTTGAAATTGATCACGTTGGTaagcttttttgtcattttgatcACAGATTGTTTTAGGGAACAAGGGATATCTTCAGTATGAAGAGAGATGAGGTTTCCTGCTAGGGCTTTACAGAGGTGTTACTGTTGCGCATAGATAAGTTCTGGATTTAGCGAAATTCATTATGCTGGGCATatactgtgcgattttttcagtcgcgttattcagcttctgctcaaactgtacgattgactcgcaggggttagaagttcgtaggtcacgatgcagggtctcacactatacggcccgatggtctgatgcgacctgagtgctcacactgtgcgtccataaaatgaaggttataacagaaaatctgtcgctcgctctccctctctgtctttcactcacacagacacgcacaccatCACCATCATTTGCTatattgctaatgaaaaacattgatcaggctgttgtgattgagcagcagtgtagatccaactattttcacggttgttgtggtcgtgataattttgtgaggccacatcgaaaaggctcggatgagctttccaaagttctacaagtgcctccatcatttgtgtccagatcacacgctgcactgctgtgctacTCTGTCTTTTTCACCgatgtttatgtgtttgcgcgtgcgcagtgtgagcggttgcggtgacaccctcacgacggtcctgaggatttcaaacaggtttgaaatcctcacgaccaagcgattgatgatcgggagctggtcgtgaggtgttaatcgcttctcgttaccccatgtatactacacgatgcacgacgcacgatgaaggccaaactcgggccgatcaccaaaacggtcgcacgactcaaaaatcggctcaaaatgggccaaaaatcgcacagtgtaagcccagcattaGTCATTACTTAATTCTGTCTATGACACACTTCTTTCTTTGTGACTTTGTTTTAATTTCTCGGGGGACTGGTGTactcagtgttgggaaggttacttttaaaatgtattccactacagattacagaatacatggtccaaaatgtattttgtaacgtattccgttacgttactcaatgacagtaatgtattctgaatactttggattacttaatatattatcatgctttttacaactataTGGATGTActgttgctgtgtgatttattactgttactgaaggtccgcggctccgaaccatAGTAAAGGGACTTCTGGCTAATACatcgggttccgtgtcgggctcgtagccgacaCGGAATCCGTGGGTCTCTTGCAAACAAAGTTGtgtgggtcaactttgcttgcgagagacagagagaggcgttgaaaggctgctccaacggaacttattgtttcagagggaaaCACggacacagtgtacagtcgagtcttaatagcgtacttacaactgggctcgtcaggcactcttcttggctgcagtggctCTCAttgtatttacatgcttccagctcccgtttttgctcgaTGACAACTTGtacttttccactctcctttttctccctcctcttgctcacagacacataacaggtatggcagtccattctccctgcagaacggactacactgcccatgaggctacattctttagagctatgcctgtagcattctgcctattagcttagcacagcaacaacaacaacaaaaaggcgctctctcaccctgtcaaacaaaacccaaacagtcctgacccgccacaatatgaaacaggaaagtactgccatgtaatccatttatttcaacaaagtaactgtattctaaataccacctttttaaacagtaactgtaacagaatacagttactcatattttgtattttaaatacgtaacggcggtacatgtattctgttactccccaacactgggtGTACACTCGCACCAGATTGCCTGTAAGGATGGGTGTTTATTATCGCACAGAAAACAGTTAATTTACATGATCACACTCTGTGTACTTGACAAAAGTGACAAGGTTAATGTAAATGATGAATATTTATGTCTCAATGGGAGATTTATTGTAAacttaatttcttttatttaaattttctcTTAAGTATTGTGTTTacacattttcaaactgtagAACTAGATCTCGGTTTGTGTAAATAGAAGATCTTTTTCACAATTTTCAGCTTCCTGATCCTCCTAATATTAGTAGGAGACTTTTTTATTGTCCTCTTGGCAAAATTTCATTTATGAAGTAGAGACTTGAGAATTAAAAGGGTCTTGCCAAAAGAAAAGAGCATTTAGATGTTTGTCACTGCTATTCAGGGTGATCTtgtaagaaaataaattttacttagcTTCACAAAAATAGTGAAGCTCCTACAAAATGTATACATAATTTCTAAGCTCAATACATATTGAACtaattatgtaaaaaaaaaaaaatatatatatatatataacaggCCTGTTAGTTTAAAGTAGGTGTGTTTGAAACTGTTGACATACCACTTGAACAGTTTCACTGCACCTCCCGCAAAGTGGTAGTTTCCGTCTCTGCTCTGTAATGCAGGAAGTACTCATGCATGGGTGTCTTTTTTCTCACAGATGATTTGTTCCCAGTTCCAGTTGAGTGCTCATAAGTGGGTTACTGCCTCagcctgtgctgctgtgtgcatCCATTAAATTGTAAGTGAATCATGTATGTCTTTATTTCCTTGATGATAATTCTTCTTCTGTTAATGTTTACCATCACTCCAAGTGTTTACTGAAGcaagaaagaaattaaatgtttttgatattttaatAAAGTCAAAAGACGTCTTCTTACTTTTaagtaaaaattaaaagtaatcACAAAATTGTAATGCTTGCTTTAACTTGTGAAGAGGGCagttatttacatttacaatacaaGATTTAAGGCATATTACAGCTGCATAAATTTAGATGAGCTAAATTTGTCTTCTCTACACAAATACTGTAGGCAAGTTTGATTACTTGTGAGTCATGCAGCTAAATGTTTGTATTGAATTCAGCCTGCTTTGATAGATACGAGGATTCAATGTTTTAATATTATCTGGACAACATTACTTCACAGTTCCATGTTGTGGCAATGATTTGTGTAATTTTAACAAGCTGGTTTTCAATtggttatttacattttatttgttctaTACTGTTTATCTCCTTTCCTTTCAGAAAGAAAACTCATCCAAACCTACAAACATAAAAAGGCATCCCTCCTGCACACCCTGTAAAGAGTGCTAAGGAATACAGCTCTACCAAACAAGGAAAGGAAAGTAAGAAATGTATGTAAATGTAtgctgacttttaaaaaaatactgtctAAAACAGTAAACAACAGTATATACGTTATACTGATTTATACCCAGCTTTGTTCATCATTTTCTAGAGTcatttttaaagattaaaatcaCAACGTGGCTTAATGAAGAGCATGGAGCAGTTTCTTATCATTGTGCTTGTGGCAGGGGGAATTCATGGTAAGATCGTCTTCATAAAGAAGCATTAGTATTTGTAGTGTGAATAACTTCAGCTCATGTTCATGTGAATGCATTTTTCCCAGCTCACGTTTCAGTTGATGAGACTACGTGTGACCTCAGGACGAACACATGCTCTCCTCTTCTTGAAGGAACTGTGTATATCCAAGTGATGACTGATGCTAGTGGCCGTGAACTGAAATGTTTGAAGGTGCTTCCCAAGGGGAACATAACTGTGTTcaatataaagaaagaaaaaataacaacagaCAAGGAATTTAACAACAGACTAACGTTTATAATCAAGAACGGGACACTCAAGATCTCAAACCTGAGGAGGGATGATTCAGGTCAATACAGCATTGAGGTTTTTAATTCAAATGGAATCCAAGAGAAAAACGTTCTTTTCACCCTGGATGTTAAAGACGATGGCAAAATTAAAGGTATGTTTTGAAACTTACTCCtgattttatattgtaaagttaAAGTTAATTGTTCATGGTTTCTTGTTTGTTATTGTTACTATCACTAAGCCTCTGTATTTGGGTCCTCTCTGCTAAACGCGATCTGTGCCTGCAGATGATGACTGGTTAATCACAACAATAGGTTATTATTCTTATCAGTGATTTAGTCTTAAATGTTATACTTTGAAGCTACACTGAAACTTTCCACTTGGTCAGTGAGTATTATTATTAGCTGCACTGAATGAGTGCATTAACCTGTGTGGTAGATATGGTTCTTTCATAGGAAATATGCACTGGTTTAACAGAAGTGTGGGTTTTCATGGGTCTTTAACTCTGCTGTGGTGTGGTATGGAGAGGTTTAGCAAATAATAAGATTAGGAACAATAAACTGTATTTGCATAGCACTTTTCTTAACAGTGTGGTTCACAGAAAGAATGAAAAAGATTTGATGATAAGAAGAAGAGTTTTTGACACCTGAACTGAGGTTAGTTATTAAGTATTAAAATTCAATCACAATGTTAACTGTGTGATTATCATTGAAAAAACATGGAGAGTGTATATCTCAACTGACTGATATTGACTGATTTTATCTATTTGTAATGTGGTGCCTCAGGCTCATAATAAATTGGCTCATTTCACATTAGGCTCTTCTGTGTTACATTGTTTTCAAAGAGTACAATTTTCATTATAGtcaaagttaaataaaaaatgtaggAGTTGTACCAATGAGAGTAAAAATTGTTTTTGCAACATTATTTATACTGTGACAGTAAAGCTGAAAGTAGCttataaaaacagtgtttttaatgAACTCTGTGTAGAATAACTTTACATATATATGTTGTTAGATCTTACAGGAGGAGGATCCTGAAAGACCACTGGACATTTGTTGTCATTTCAACA encodes:
- the si:zfos-741a10.3 gene encoding uncharacterized protein si:zfos-741a10.3 is translated as MKSMEQFLIIVLVAGGIHAHVSVDETTCDLRTNTCSPLLEGTVYIQVMTDASGRELKCLKVLPKGNITVFNIKKEKITTDKEFNNRLTFIIKNGTLKISNLRRDDSGQYSIEVFNSNGIQEKNVLFTLDVKDDGKIKVAGILPLMGGVLSALIIFLVVCVTVIFAWRKKQNNKPTKHEEEDDQAITYADVRFTQQQGRQVAQTEEIEVEAEYAHVNSSK